CTCAAAATTAATTTTTGCATATTATAAGAAATCTGTTAAACTAAGTTTATGCCGTTGGTTTTTAATACACAAAAGGGAAAGCGTAGGTCTATAAATATGGAGGCCAGAGGCGAAAACACTGAATATCTAGGTGCGGAACTTCAGGAAGAAAATAAGAAGGCAAAGGCCGGCCTGCCGGAGATGGATTTTACCGTTGGCAGTATACCGGCCCATCTGATTAAATTCTCGATACCGCTTACCTGGCCGCCAGGTACCTGAACAGAAAAAATCACATCATGAGCCTGAGGGTTTTGGAGTTCAAGTGCGAAAGAGATATGACGATTGCTGTGTTTACTATTCCCGAAAAACTCCTCGCTCTTTTTACCAGCAATCCCGCTCTGGTTGCCGTGGGGACTGTGATCCTCAGGATATTAGGTGTAGCATATATTCCCTTAGGACTTCTCTGGGTTTCCAACGGCATCCTCCGGGGAGCCGGAAATACCCTCGTACCCATGATTATATCTATATTTTCTCTGTGGGGGATGAGGGTACCTCTGGCTTATTACCTAGCTAATTTTACTCCCCTTAAGAGCACGGGGATCTGGGTTGCCATTTCCTCCAGCATGATTATCAGCCCCGCTTTGACCCTCGCCTACTATTATTCGCGCTGGTGGAAAAAGGCGATGAAAAACATAGCCTGAAGGCGTCTATGAAAGTGGTCATCAAATTAGAGAAAACACATTGATTTAGTAGTAATTAAATAATTGACAAGGGCCGCCCGATGTCATATAATAAAAGTGGGCCCGATGAAAACGTTTCTCAATTATCCCGGGAATAAAAAAACAGACCGCTTAGTAAATAAATAATGAAATTAATTTTTTTGCACTACAAATGAGAATGATTTTCAAGGAGGAAGGGTTCATGGACTGCTGCAGCCAAAAGGGAAACGTATTATCGAGATTTTTCAAGAGAAAACAGGACAATTCTTTTTCCCACCAGAACTGCAATACCAGGAAAAAATTGGTGTTGGTAGGGACACCTAACGTTGGAAAAAGCGTTATATTCAACAGACTCACCGGGGCTTACGTGACGGTGTCCAATTATCCGGGCACTACGGTGGAGATATTCAGAGGTACCGGCCGGATCGGCGGCGAAATATTCGAGATAATAGATACGCCTGGCATGTATTCGCTGATGCCGATCACCGAGGAGGAGAGGGTTACAAGGACGCTGCTGTTCAACGAAAACTTCGACATCGTGGTACACGTGGTGGACGCCAAAAATATAGAGAGAATGCTTTCCATGACCATGCAGCTGAAGGAAGCGGGGCTCCCCGTAATGCTGGTTGTGAACATGATGGACGAGGCGGAAAGGCTAGGGAGAAAAATCGACCTGGACAGGCTGTCAGCACTGCTGGATATACCCGTGGTGGGGACGTCTGCCGCTTTGAACAGAGGTATGGATCAGATGAGGAGGAAGGTGGCGGAGTATGTCAAAAAACGAGTTGCTTGAACATAATGTACATCCCTTTAAATACCACGACGACATAGAAAAGGCTTTGGAAGAGATAGAAAAGCTATTGAAATCGAATTACAAAGTTTCGAAGCGTTCCGTGGCCCTGCTGCTTTTGCAGGACGACGAAGAAATAACGGAACTGGTGCGTTCGAGGGAAAACTCCTTCCCGGAAATACAGGAGGTTATAAATAGGACCCGGAAGAAATTTTCGGAACCGCTGCATTTCGTGATAACAATGCAGCGCCAGAAAAAAGTAGATGAAATAGTGTCCCAGGTCGTGAAAGCAGGGGACAGATCAAGGTCATCCATAGGGTCCTGGTTGGACCGCATAACCGTTCAACCGGTTACGGGAATACCCATACTCCTTTTGGTGCTCTATTTTGGGCTTTACAAATTCGTCGGCGAGTTCGGCGCCGGCACTCTTGTTGATTTCATAGAAGGCAACATATTTGAAAACTATATCAACCCCTGGGTGAACTCTGCGGTGCAAGCTTACATCCCCAACAGGGCCGTCCAGGAGCTTTTGGCTATGGAATACGGCATAATAACTCTGGGAATAAGGTATGCGGTAGCCATAATACTGCCCATCGTAGGCACCTTTTTCCTGATGTTTTCGGTGATCGAGGACTCCGGTTACCTGCCCAGGCTTGCGCTCCTGGTAGACCGGGTGTTCAAGTCCATGGGTTTAAACGGCAGAGCCGTAATACCCATGACCCTGGGATTCGGCTGCGACACCATGGCGACCCTGGTGAGCAGGACACTGGAGACCCGGCGGGAGAGGGTTATAGCCACGCTGCTTTTGGCCCTGGCGATTCCATGCTCCGCACAGCTTGGAGTTATACTTGGGTTGCTGTCGGGCAGGCCGGCGGCCCTGGCTATATGGGCGACGTTCGTAGTTTTAGTTTTCCTGCTGGTGGGATATCTTGCGGCACAGGTGCTGCCCGGAGAAAGGCCCGTATTCTACATGGAAATACCTCCCCTTAGGTTGCCGAGACTCGGCAATATTATCGAAAAGACGGTTTCCCGCATGCAGTGGTATTTCCTTGAGATCGTGCCCATATTTATAATCACCAGTGTGCTCATATGGATTGGTAGAATGACGGGAATTTTCGACGCGCTTATACGGGCGACAGAACCCCTGATGCAGGCCCTGGGCTTACCGCCCGAAACGGCACAGGCTTTCCTGTTCGGGTTCTTCCGCAGAGACTACGGCGCAGCCGGCCTTTACGATCTTCAGAAATCCGGGATCCTGAACGGTGCGCAGATGCTTGTGGCGTCGGTCACGCTGACACTGTTCGTGCCGTGCATAGCCCAGTTTACTGTAATGCTCAAGGAGCGCGGCGTTAAGACGACCCTGGCCATCGTAGCTTTCGTATTTCCCTTCGCCTTCCTGGCGGGATATATATTAAACTTGATCCTGAAGTTGGCCGGGGTGGTGTTGTAGCATGAAGTGCGGTTTTTGCGGTTACGAATTCGACGAGGAGGAACGGGGAGCCAGGACCTGCGGCGGCTGCCCCATGAGCGGCCGCTGCGGAAAGGTGAAGTGCCCCAGGTGCGGTTACGAGATGGTAAAACCCAGCGGACTTTTCAAATGGTTGAAGCGCAGGAGGGAAAAGATAAATGGCAGGTGAAAGGAATCTTACCCAGCTGAAAATTGGAGAACAGGCAGTGATCGCGAAAATAAACGCCCCAAACGGCGGAATTCTCAAAAAGCTCATGGCTCTGGGGGTGCTTCCCGGGGCGAGGGTATCCCTGGTGCAGAAATTCCCCTCTTATGTCATAAAGGTCGGCAATACCCAAATAGCCGCCGATGAAACCATCGCAAAGAGCATAATCGTTATAAAAAATTAAGTGCCGGATTACGGCACTTTAATTTTTCTTTTTGTTTTTCACGTTTTCTATAGCTCTGTAAAGTTCGTCCCTTTCCGGAGGCACTATGGGAATCTTTTTATCGGCGTCCAGAATGAACCTGCCCCCGTCGGTGACCTTCCCTATGACCGTTGCCGGGATAGACTTTTCCCGAAGGGCATCCACCACCTTCTGTCCATCCCCGGAGCAGATGAGCATGGACCCGCTGGAAATGAGCCCCAGGGGGTCTAGCTCGAAAGCGCGGCATACTGCTTCGGTTTCGGGAAGGATCGGGATTCTCTCGCGATATATTTCCATACCCACGCCGGACGCCTCGGCCAGCTCCCAGAGAGCCCCCAGAAGGCCGCCTTCGGTGATATCGTGCATTGCGGTGGCTCCCGCACCGGCCGCAGTGAGGCCGTCCTGAATGACGCTGATGTCATCTACAAAGCTCTGGGCCCTTTTGATCACTTCGCCGGGGAGCTTACCGCGCAGGTATTCCTCAAAATCCAGCGCCAGCACTGCGGTGCCTTCAAGGCCGATAAATTTGGTGACTATCACATCGTCTCCGGGACTTGCACCGGCTGAGGTAACAAAATTGTCCCTTTTTGCCATGCCTATGGCCGTAGCCGAGATTACCGGTTTTGTTACGGCAGGAGTGACCTCGCTGTGGCCTCCCAGCACTTCTATTCCTATTTTTTGGCAGGCTTTATGTACGTTCTCCATGATCCGGAGCAATGTATCCTCGCCGCTTCCCTCAGGCAGGAGCAGGGTGACCAGAATACCGATGGGGCGGGCACCGCAGGCTGCTATATCGTTGCATGCCACAAAGACGGCCAGATACCCGCCCGCCGTGTCGGCGCCTGTAATAGGGTCTGTAGATACGACGGCTACGTACTCGCCGAAGTCTATTATACAGCAGTCCTCGCCGAATCCCGAATGTACCAGCACTTCGCTCCTTTTTTGTCCCAGGAAAGGGTACACGGCTTTCTTTAGGATATCAGGAGGTACTTTACCGGTTTTCATAATCCACCGCCTTAGAAATTATCTTTATCTTCAAAGGATAATTTTTTCAACCTCCGGTGCAGGAACAGGGCAATGACGGCTCCCACCGAAACCTGGACAAAGTCCCCGGCCAGCTCTATCGGTACCGCCCCGATACCGTAAAGCCTCCAGGCGGCTATGGCGTACCCGGTCATCATAAAGGCAGCCCCCAGAACCACGCCGGTATACGGATTGGACCTCTGGGCAAAGGTGCCGGCTATGAAACCCTCGATACCTTTGATAAAAAATGTAATAGGGGCCCATACCGGGTAACCCTTCAGAATGTCGGCCAGGGCTGAACCCACACCGCCTATTACTGCCGCAGGTATACCGCCGTAAATCAGGGCTACGAGGTATATTATCGATTCTCCGAGATTGAAGTACAGGTTAAAATTAGGTACGGGGAAGCTCAGTAAGTATGTAGCTATGACGAGCAGGGCCATGAAAAGACCCATGAAGGCAAGTTTTTTGATGGATTCGCTCATACGTATACCCCCATCTCCGCTTTCTTTTGTTTATTATTGTTTA
The DNA window shown above is from Thermosediminibacter oceani DSM 16646 and carries:
- a CDS encoding ferrous iron transporter B; its protein translation is MSKNELLEHNVHPFKYHDDIEKALEEIEKLLKSNYKVSKRSVALLLLQDDEEITELVRSRENSFPEIQEVINRTRKKFSEPLHFVITMQRQKKVDEIVSQVVKAGDRSRSSIGSWLDRITVQPVTGIPILLLVLYFGLYKFVGEFGAGTLVDFIEGNIFENYINPWVNSAVQAYIPNRAVQELLAMEYGIITLGIRYAVAIILPIVGTFFLMFSVIEDSGYLPRLALLVDRVFKSMGLNGRAVIPMTLGFGCDTMATLVSRTLETRRERVIATLLLALAIPCSAQLGVILGLLSGRPAALAIWATFVVLVFLLVGYLAAQVLPGERPVFYMEIPPLRLPRLGNIIEKTVSRMQWYFLEIVPIFIITSVLIWIGRMTGIFDALIRATEPLMQALGLPPETAQAFLFGFFRRDYGAAGLYDLQKSGILNGAQMLVASVTLTLFVPCIAQFTVMLKERGVKTTLAIVAFVFPFAFLAGYILNLILKLAGVVL
- a CDS encoding MATE family efflux transporter, producing the protein MEFKCERDMTIAVFTIPEKLLALFTSNPALVAVGTVILRILGVAYIPLGLLWVSNGILRGAGNTLVPMIISIFSLWGMRVPLAYYLANFTPLKSTGIWVAISSSMIISPALTLAYYYSRWWKKAMKNIA
- a CDS encoding AIR synthase family protein, yielding MKTGKVPPDILKKAVYPFLGQKRSEVLVHSGFGEDCCIIDFGEYVAVVSTDPITGADTAGGYLAVFVACNDIAACGARPIGILVTLLLPEGSGEDTLLRIMENVHKACQKIGIEVLGGHSEVTPAVTKPVISATAIGMAKRDNFVTSAGASPGDDVIVTKFIGLEGTAVLALDFEEYLRGKLPGEVIKRAQSFVDDISVIQDGLTAAGAGATAMHDITEGGLLGALWELAEASGVGMEIYRERIPILPETEAVCRAFELDPLGLISSGSMLICSGDGQKVVDALREKSIPATVIGKVTDGGRFILDADKKIPIVPPERDELYRAIENVKNKKKN
- a CDS encoding FeoA family protein; its protein translation is MAGERNLTQLKIGEQAVIAKINAPNGGILKKLMALGVLPGARVSLVQKFPSYVIKVGNTQIAADETIAKSIIVIKN
- a CDS encoding FeoB small GTPase domain-containing protein; amino-acid sequence: MDCCSQKGNVLSRFFKRKQDNSFSHQNCNTRKKLVLVGTPNVGKSVIFNRLTGAYVTVSNYPGTTVEIFRGTGRIGGEIFEIIDTPGMYSLMPITEEERVTRTLLFNENFDIVVHVVDAKNIERMLSMTMQLKEAGLPVMLVVNMMDEAERLGRKIDLDRLSALLDIPVVGTSAALNRGMDQMRRKVAEYVKKRVA
- a CDS encoding ECF transporter S component, with the protein product MSESIKKLAFMGLFMALLVIATYLLSFPVPNFNLYFNLGESIIYLVALIYGGIPAAVIGGVGSALADILKGYPVWAPITFFIKGIEGFIAGTFAQRSNPYTGVVLGAAFMMTGYAIAAWRLYGIGAVPIELAGDFVQVSVGAVIALFLHRRLKKLSFEDKDNF